From one Brachypodium distachyon strain Bd21 chromosome 4, Brachypodium_distachyon_v3.0, whole genome shotgun sequence genomic stretch:
- the LOC100821637 gene encoding BTB/POZ domain-containing protein At5g41330 isoform X1, whose translation MLGCAFRLGCRFECRRVPKHASCIEAFFSWRFKFALMELCWGRRKEGMSVSGFAPGKREADRPPGCVSGFWKARCSSQSFQVNANPTMASTSVVTLNVGGEIFQTTAATLSRAGSSSPLAALGPSPPSAPHFLDRDPRLFALILSFLRCGRLASPAPPSAALLAEARHFALDGALLASISAPSAFSPLSLRPSALLPLAGRAAPSAVAIAPSPHCASLVAAHGGVVTGFDAALASRSTVLTPLPTVDSLVAVSPTLALAAAHDFPGVHLCRFHQGDSPVSAAPEVLSWLDSPSASVLSMLATPASQVFASFESARRNSSAVVAFDMNSLSPVVEIGRKEVFGADVEAAIPPTKLGWLGGYNLLLAAGSHSGPAGMVGDIRLWDVRASSTVPVWENREKEDCFADVAASDSLSSLFKVGAASGEVFMADLRRLGGGGICLEPWVCIGDGQRAEAAAASRKKDGNGCRIECYRNWVFVARGAHVEVWTQVELTPEACRKKGMRRNWVGNGPSMVSKHDEEGVRVKAKIVSWAFGGSRMALARVDKQSIEVWDSASEQYQ comes from the exons ATGTTGGGGTGTGCATTCAGGCTGGGATGCAGATTCGAATGCAGGAGGGTTCCTAAACATGCAAG TTGTATAGAAGCATTTTTCTCCTGGAGGTTTAAATTTGCATTAATGGAGTTGTgctgggggaggaggaaggagggcaTGTCAGTTTCTGGTTTTGCTCCCGGCAAACGAGAAGCTGATCGACCGCCCGGGTGTGTCAGTGGTTTCTGGAAAGCTAg GTGCTCATCACAGTCCTTCCAAGTCAACGCCAATCCCACCATGGCCTCCACCTCCGTCGTCACCCTCAACGTCGGCGGTGAGATCTTCCAGACCACGGCAGCCACCCTCTCCCGAGCCGGCTCGTCGTCCCCGCTCGCCGCTCTCGGGCCCTCGCCCCCTAGCGCGCCGCACTTCCTCGATCGAGATCCCCGCCTCTTCGCCctcatcctctccttcctccgctGCGGCCGCCTCGCGTCACCTGCTCCTCCCTCAGCCGCTCTCCTCGCCGAGGCTCGTCACTTTGCGCTCGACGGAGCTCTCCTCGCATCCATCTCCGCGCCGTCCGCCTTCTCCCCCCTGTCCCTGCGCCCATCCGCCCTCCTTCCCCTCGCCGGTCGCGCCGCTCCCTCCGCTGTGGCTATCGCCCCCTCTCCGCACTGCGCCTCCCTCGTCGCCGCGCACGGCGGGGTCGTCACCGGATTCGACGCCGCGCTCGCCTCCCGCAGCACCGTCCTCACGCCGCTTCCTACCGTCGACTCGCTCGTCGCCGTGTCCCCCACCCTCGCCCTTGCTGCCGCCCACGACTTCCCCGGCGTCCACCTCTGCAGGTTCCACCAGGGTGACTCCCCCGTCTCTGCAGCTCCGGAGGTGCTTTCGTGGCTCGACTCGCCCTCTGCCTCCGTTCTATCCATGCTCGCCACGCCGGCCTCACAAGTCTTTGCCAGCTTTGAGTCAGCTCGCCGGAATTCCAGCGCGGTAGTGGCTTTTGACATGAATTCTTTATCACCGGTGGTGGAAATTGGCCGGAAAGAGGTATTTGGTGCGGACGTTGAAGCAGCGATACCACCAACAAAGCTTGGTTGGCTTGGTGGGTACAATCTCTTGCTTGCCGCCGGGTCACACTCTGGGCCAGCTGGAATGGTGGGGGACATACGCCTGTGGGACGTCCGAGCAAGCTCGACAGTGCCCGTGTGGGAGAACAGGGAGAAGGAGGATTGCTTTGCAGATGTTGCTGCATCAGACTCGCTATCGTCATTATTCAAGGTGGGGGCTGCATCTGGTGAGGTGTTCATGGCTGACTTGAGGAggcttggtggtggtggtatcTGCTTGGAGCCTTGGGTGTGCATTGGAGATGGACAAAGggcggaagcagcagcagcatctcgCAAGAAGGATGGAAATGGTTGTAGGATTGAGTGCTACCGCAACTGGGTGTTTGTGGCACGCGGCGCACATGTTGAGGTGTGGACGCAGGTGGAATTGACACCAGAGGCTTGTCGGAAGAAGGGGATGAGGAGAAATTGGGTTGGGAATGGGCCATCTATGGTTTCGAAACACGATGAGGAGGGGGTAAGGGTGAAGGCCAAGATCGTGAGCTGGGCCTTTGGAGGCAGCAGGATGGCATTGGCTAGAGTAGATAAGCAGTCTATCGAGGTGTGGGATAGTGCTTCTGAGCAATATCAGTGA
- the LOC100821637 gene encoding BTB/POZ domain-containing protein At5g41330 isoform X2 produces MQGASTTVTCIEAFFSWRFKFALMELCWGRRKEGMSVSGFAPGKREADRPPGCVSGFWKARCSSQSFQVNANPTMASTSVVTLNVGGEIFQTTAATLSRAGSSSPLAALGPSPPSAPHFLDRDPRLFALILSFLRCGRLASPAPPSAALLAEARHFALDGALLASISAPSAFSPLSLRPSALLPLAGRAAPSAVAIAPSPHCASLVAAHGGVVTGFDAALASRSTVLTPLPTVDSLVAVSPTLALAAAHDFPGVHLCRFHQGDSPVSAAPEVLSWLDSPSASVLSMLATPASQVFASFESARRNSSAVVAFDMNSLSPVVEIGRKEVFGADVEAAIPPTKLGWLGGYNLLLAAGSHSGPAGMVGDIRLWDVRASSTVPVWENREKEDCFADVAASDSLSSLFKVGAASGEVFMADLRRLGGGGICLEPWVCIGDGQRAEAAAASRKKDGNGCRIECYRNWVFVARGAHVEVWTQVELTPEACRKKGMRRNWVGNGPSMVSKHDEEGVRVKAKIVSWAFGGSRMALARVDKQSIEVWDSASEQYQ; encoded by the exons ATGCAAGGTGCTTCTACCACGGTTAC TTGTATAGAAGCATTTTTCTCCTGGAGGTTTAAATTTGCATTAATGGAGTTGTgctgggggaggaggaaggagggcaTGTCAGTTTCTGGTTTTGCTCCCGGCAAACGAGAAGCTGATCGACCGCCCGGGTGTGTCAGTGGTTTCTGGAAAGCTAg GTGCTCATCACAGTCCTTCCAAGTCAACGCCAATCCCACCATGGCCTCCACCTCCGTCGTCACCCTCAACGTCGGCGGTGAGATCTTCCAGACCACGGCAGCCACCCTCTCCCGAGCCGGCTCGTCGTCCCCGCTCGCCGCTCTCGGGCCCTCGCCCCCTAGCGCGCCGCACTTCCTCGATCGAGATCCCCGCCTCTTCGCCctcatcctctccttcctccgctGCGGCCGCCTCGCGTCACCTGCTCCTCCCTCAGCCGCTCTCCTCGCCGAGGCTCGTCACTTTGCGCTCGACGGAGCTCTCCTCGCATCCATCTCCGCGCCGTCCGCCTTCTCCCCCCTGTCCCTGCGCCCATCCGCCCTCCTTCCCCTCGCCGGTCGCGCCGCTCCCTCCGCTGTGGCTATCGCCCCCTCTCCGCACTGCGCCTCCCTCGTCGCCGCGCACGGCGGGGTCGTCACCGGATTCGACGCCGCGCTCGCCTCCCGCAGCACCGTCCTCACGCCGCTTCCTACCGTCGACTCGCTCGTCGCCGTGTCCCCCACCCTCGCCCTTGCTGCCGCCCACGACTTCCCCGGCGTCCACCTCTGCAGGTTCCACCAGGGTGACTCCCCCGTCTCTGCAGCTCCGGAGGTGCTTTCGTGGCTCGACTCGCCCTCTGCCTCCGTTCTATCCATGCTCGCCACGCCGGCCTCACAAGTCTTTGCCAGCTTTGAGTCAGCTCGCCGGAATTCCAGCGCGGTAGTGGCTTTTGACATGAATTCTTTATCACCGGTGGTGGAAATTGGCCGGAAAGAGGTATTTGGTGCGGACGTTGAAGCAGCGATACCACCAACAAAGCTTGGTTGGCTTGGTGGGTACAATCTCTTGCTTGCCGCCGGGTCACACTCTGGGCCAGCTGGAATGGTGGGGGACATACGCCTGTGGGACGTCCGAGCAAGCTCGACAGTGCCCGTGTGGGAGAACAGGGAGAAGGAGGATTGCTTTGCAGATGTTGCTGCATCAGACTCGCTATCGTCATTATTCAAGGTGGGGGCTGCATCTGGTGAGGTGTTCATGGCTGACTTGAGGAggcttggtggtggtggtatcTGCTTGGAGCCTTGGGTGTGCATTGGAGATGGACAAAGggcggaagcagcagcagcatctcgCAAGAAGGATGGAAATGGTTGTAGGATTGAGTGCTACCGCAACTGGGTGTTTGTGGCACGCGGCGCACATGTTGAGGTGTGGACGCAGGTGGAATTGACACCAGAGGCTTGTCGGAAGAAGGGGATGAGGAGAAATTGGGTTGGGAATGGGCCATCTATGGTTTCGAAACACGATGAGGAGGGGGTAAGGGTGAAGGCCAAGATCGTGAGCTGGGCCTTTGGAGGCAGCAGGATGGCATTGGCTAGAGTAGATAAGCAGTCTATCGAGGTGTGGGATAGTGCTTCTGAGCAATATCAGTGA
- the LOC100832696 gene encoding uncharacterized protein LOC100832696: MHLITFFTNIIGVVTIGLVSIVSILGLICLSRSVYFQLWIKRRGYQRLNYFNGPWLTRITLILVAFWWGIGEVLRLTFVNGEGRFTSDRTWQENICKFYIISNLGFAEPGLFLLLAFLLNAALQKQELGTLNQKWNQKTIRAMFLICLPSLGWESCVVFIGPHVTSNNDQTSKLAQYWFSASVVHNGNVSCTYPLLSSIFLGAFYITLTIYMVFTGNQMLSLVINKGLRQRIYMLIFATVILLPRVILLGLSIVTWPGEIAHESLMFISFMILMIAAMVGIVILVYFPIADTFAIAAQEHVEMQANQTMII; this comes from the coding sequence ATGCACTTGATCACATTTTTCACCAATATCATTGGTGTGGTGACCATTGGTCTTGTCTCCATAGTTTCCATTTTGGGTCTCATCTGCCTGAGCCGATCAGTATATTTTCAGTTGTGGATCAAGAGAAGAGGCTATCAGCGGCTTAACTACTTTAACGGACCGTGGCTGACACGGATAACATTAATACTGGTTGCCTTTTGGTGGGGTATTGGAGAGGTACTTCGGCTTACTTTTGTGAACGGAGAGGGAAGATTCACTTCTGATCGGACATGGCAAGAAAATATATGCAAATTCTATATCATCTCAAATTTGGGGTTTGCGGAGCCAGGTTTGTTCTTGTTACTTGCGTTTCTTCTCAATGCAGCTTTACAAAAACAAGAGCTTGGTACCTTAAATCAGAAATGGAATCAGAAGACTATACGTGCCATGTTTCTTATTTGTCTTCCGTCGCTTGGTTGGGAATCTTGTGTTGTCTTCATCGGTCCTCATGTTACTTCAAATAATGACCAGACATCAAAGCTTGCACAATACTGGTTTTCAGCCTCGGTAGTACATAATGGAAATGTCTCATGCACATACCCGTTGCTGAGCAGTATATTTCTTGGGGCATTTTATATCACTTTAACCATTTATATGGTGTTTACTGGAAATCAGATGTTATCTTTGGTGATCAACAAAGGGCTTCGGCAAAGAATATATATGCTAATATTTGCGACAGTAATATTACTTCCTCGGGTTATACTTCTTGGGCTTTCTATTGTTACATGGCCAGGTGAAATAGCACATGAATCTCTCATGTTTATCTCCTTCATGATATTGATGATTGCTGCGATGGTTGGTATTGTGATTTTGGTGTATTTTCCGATTGCTGATACCTTTGCTATAGCAGCCCAAGAGCATGTTGAGATGCAAGCGAATCAAACTATGATCATATGA